The region CAGGTTCGCGCGGGCTACGTCCCCCACATAGGTAAAGTCGCGGCTCTGCTGACCGTCGCCGTAGATGGTTCCCGCCTCTCCCGAGAGCAGGGCGCTCACGAAGGCCGGCACCACCGCGGCGTAAAGGGACTTGGGGTCCTGGCGCGGACCGTAGACGTTGAAATAGCGGAGGCACACCACCTCGATTTCGTAACAGGCGGTAAACGCCTTTGCGTAAAGTTCCATCGCCGCCTTACTGGCCGCGTAGGGTGAGACCGGGGCCAGGGGCTGGGTCTCCACCTTCGGGAGCGCCTCGCTGTCGCCATAGATCGAGGACGAACTGGCCATCACCACGCGCCGCACGCCCGCGCGTCGCGCTGCGTCGA is a window of Chrysiogenia bacterium DNA encoding:
- a CDS encoding SDR family NAD(P)-dependent oxidoreductase encodes the protein MTQYLVTGGAGFIGSNLADYLLSQGARVRVLDDFSTGRESNLAHLKDNANFTLLYGDINDPDAVALAMENCEVVFHQAALGSVARSVDDPAKTNHSNVDGSISILDAARRAGVRRVVMASSSSIYGDSEALPKVETQPLAPVSPYAASKAAMELYAKAFTACYEIEVVCLRYFNVYGPRQDPKSLYAAVVPAFVSALLSGEAGTIYGDGQQSRDFTYVGDVARANL